In Marmota flaviventris isolate mMarFla1 chromosome 17, mMarFla1.hap1, whole genome shotgun sequence, a single genomic region encodes these proteins:
- the LOC114081155 gene encoding olfactory receptor 8K3-like, giving the protein MEKQNLSVVHEFILMGITSRPELQAPLFGLFLIIYLVSVLGNLGMTILTKVDQNLQTPMYFFFRHLAITDLGYSTAVGPKMLENFVVDQNTISYYFCATQLAFFLVFIACELFILSVMSYDRYVAICNPLLYTVIMSQRVCWVLVAIPYIYCTFVSLLITIKIFTLPFCGYNVISHFYCDSIPLLSLLCSNTHEIEVMNLILAAFNLISSLLIVLVSYLLILLAVLKMKSAEGRRKAFSTCGSHLTVVIVFYGTLIFMYVQPKSSHSLDTDEVASIFYTLVIPMLNPLIYSLRNKYVKYALQRTWKKLHNVFIKVHVPCDPHK; this is encoded by the coding sequence ATGGAGAAACAAAACCTCTCAGTGGTGCATGAGTTCATTCTGATGGGCATCACATCACGCCCTGAGCTGCAGGCTCCATTATTTGGACTGTTCCTCATCATCTACCTGGTCTCAGTGTTGGGCAACTTGGGCATGACCATCCTCACCAAAGTGGACCAAAATCTGCAAACACCCATGTACTTTTTTTTCAGGCACCTGGCTATTACAGATCTTGGTTATTCTACAGCTGTGGGCCCCAAAATGTTGGAAAATTTTGTTGTGGATCAAAATACcatctcttattatttttgtgcTACACAGCTAGCTTTCTTTCTTGTGTTCATTGCTTGTGAGCTATTTATTCTGTCTGTGATGTCCTAtgatcgctatgtggccatctgtaaccCTCTCCTCTACACTGTCATCATGTCCCAGAGGGTATGTTGGGTTCTGGTAGCAATCCCATATATCTACTGCACATTTGTGTCACTTCTAATCACCATAAAAATCTTTACTTTACCCTTCTGTGGCTACAATGTCATCAGTCATTTCTACTGTGACAGTATCCCCTTGTTATCTTTGCTCTGTTCCAATACACATGAAATTGAAGTGATGAATCTGATTTTAGcagcttttaatttgatttcctCTCTTCTGATTGTCCTTGTGTCCTACCTGCTCATCCTCCTAGCTGTTCTCAAGATGAAGTCTGCTGAGGGTAGGCGCAAGGCTTTTTCTACCTGCGGATCCCACCTGACAGTGGTCATAGTGTTCTATGGGACTTTGATATTCATGTATGTGCAGCCCAAGTCCAGTCATTCCTTAGACACTGATGAAGTGGCTTCCATATTTTACACTTTGGTCATCCCTATGCTGAATCCTTTGATCTACAGtttgagaaataaatatgtaaagtaTGCCCTACAGAGAACATGGAAAAAATtacataatgtttttattaaagttCATGTACCATGTGACCCACACAAATAA
- the LOC139702444 gene encoding olfactory receptor 8J3-like, which produces MASGNLTQVTEFILMGVSDRPELQITLFLLFLVIYGLTVTGNLGITLTSADSRLQTPMYFFLRHLAVINLGNSTVIAPKMLVNFLVSKKTTSYYECATQLGGFLVFIVAEIFMLAVMPYDCYVAICNPLLYMVVVFRRICLLLVSLTYFYGFCTAIVVTPCVFSVSYCSSNIINHFYCDNVPLLALSCSDTYIPETVVFIFSGTNLFFSMTIVLISYFNIVLAILRIRSSEGRQKAFSTCASHMVAVTVFYGTLLFMYLQPRTNHSLNTDKMASVFYTLVIPVLNPEFIV; this is translated from the coding sequence atggcTTCTGGAAATCTCACCCAAGTGACTGAATTCATTCTGATGGGAGTCTCAGACCGCCCAGAGCTGCAGATTACCCTCTTCCTGCTCTTCTTGGTCATCTACGGGCTCACTGTGACAGGGAATCTGGGCATCACCCTCACCAGTGCTGATTCTCGGCTTCAGACCCCTATGTACTTCTTTCTCAGACATCTGGCTGTCATCAATCTTGGCAACTCTACTGTCATTGCCCCTAAAATGCTGGTCAACTTTTTAGTAAGTAAGAAAACCACCTCATACTATGAATGTGCCACACAACTGGGAGGAtttctggttttcattgtagCAGAAATCTTCATGCTGGCCGTGATGCCCTATGACTGCTATGTGGCCATTTGCAACCCCCTGCTCTACATGGTGGTGGTATTTCGACGGATCTGCCTTCTGCTGGTGTCCCTCACCTACTTCTATGGCTTTTGTACAGCTATTGTCGTGACACCATGTGTGTTCTCTGTGTCTTACTGCTCATCCAACATAATCAACCATTTTTATTGTGACAATGTCCCTTTGTTAGCACTGTCCTGCTCTGATACCTACATTCCAGAAACAGTGGTGTTCATCTTTTCAGGGacaaatttgtttttctccatgACCATAGTTCTGATATCCTACTTCAACATTGTCCTTGCCATTTTGAGAATACGCTCTTCTGAGGGTCGACAAAAAGCCTTTTCCACCTGTGCTTCCCACATGGTGGCCGTCACTGTGTTCTATGGGACGCTCCTTTTCATGTATTTGCAACCAAGGACCAACCACTCATTGAACACTGACAAAATGGCTTCAGTTTTCTACACGCTAGTGATACCAGTGTTAAACCCTGAATTTATAGTCTAA
- the LOC114081126 gene encoding olfactory receptor 5T7-like: MKNVTEVTIFVLKGFTDNSELQIFFFLLFLAIYLFTLMGNLGLIVLVIGSSRLHNPMYYFLSVLSLIDACYSSGITPNMLVDFLSREKTISFGACAAQMFFAVTCGTTECFLLAAMAYDRYVAIYNPLLYSVSMSPRIYVPLILASCVGGILHAITHTTATFSLSFCGSNIINHIFCDIPPLLAISCSDTRPNQLLLFYFAGSIEICTILTILISYGFILLAIVRICSAEGKRKVFSTCCSHLTAVSISYGTAVFMYVRPTSHYVLEHDMVVSIFYSIVIPMLNPLIYSLRNKDVKEAMWSVWEKKMFIIKAYFSY, translated from the coding sequence ATGAAGAATGTCACTGAAGTAACTATATTTGTGTTGAAGGGCTTCACTGACAATTCTGAACTGCagatcttcttcttcctcctgtttTTAGCAATTTACCTTTTCACCCTCATGGGAAATTTAGGACTGATTGTACTGGTCATTGGGAGTTCCCGGCTGCACAACCCAATGTACTATTTTCTGAGTGTACTGTCTTTAATAGATGCCTGCTATTCGTCTGGTATCACTCCAAATATGTTGGTAGACTTTTTGTCAAGGGAGAAAACCATTTCATTTGGTGCCTGTGCAGCCCAGATGTTTTTTGCTGTAACCTGTGGAACCACAGAGTGCTTTCTCTTGGCTGCCATGGcttatgaccgctatgtggccatctacAACCCACTTCTGTATTCAGTGAGCATGTCACCCAGGATCTATGTGCCACTCATCTTGGCTTCCTGTGTTGGTGGAATTCTGCATGCTATAACACACACCACAGCCACTTTCAGCCTGTCCTTCTGCGGATCCAACATAATCAACCACATCTTCTGTGACATCCCTCCTCTCCTTGCAATTTCCTGTTCTGACACCCGCCCCAATCAGCTTCTGCTCTTCTATTTTGCTGGCTCTATTGAGATATGTACTATACTAACCATCCTGATCTCCTATGGTTTCATTCTGTTGGCTATTGTGAGGATATGTTCTGCTGAAGGGAAGCGGAAAGTCTTTTCCACCTGTTGCTCTCACCTAACTGCAGTGTCCATTTCTTATGGCACTGCAGTATTCATGTATGTGAGACCAACATCCCACTATGTTTTGGAGCATGACATGGTAGTGTCTATATTTTACTCCATTGTTATTCCCATGCTGAATCCTCTCATCTACAGTTTGAGAAACAAGGATGTAAAAGAAGCAATGTGGagtgtttgggaaaaaaaaatgtttatcattaaAGCATACTTTTCATACTAA